The proteins below come from a single Acidimicrobiales bacterium genomic window:
- a CDS encoding tetratricopeptide repeat protein produces the protein MRRVAVSVALGGLALAAAACSGGTNPTTQANTLLQAGIAAVKANDCSAAVSDFNSILKNDPTNKVDDQYAYYNRGLCEQLSHSTTAAINDYRSSLALNPNYVPALYNLGTAVSPSSPQEAENLYLQVIAIQPGNASAHLNLGYVYQTLGHKASAIQQFALAVHYQPAFISNVPAALKKAVQKALPALASPTTTGGAGANKATTKSPASGISGPT, from the coding sequence ATGCGGAGGGTCGCCGTCTCGGTCGCGCTCGGTGGGCTGGCGCTCGCGGCCGCAGCCTGCAGCGGCGGAACGAACCCGACCACCCAGGCGAACACGCTCCTGCAGGCGGGCATCGCGGCGGTGAAGGCCAACGACTGCAGCGCGGCGGTCTCCGACTTCAACTCGATCCTGAAGAACGACCCGACCAACAAGGTCGACGACCAGTACGCGTACTACAACCGGGGCCTCTGCGAGCAGCTGAGCCACTCGACCACGGCGGCGATCAATGACTACCGCAGCTCGCTCGCGCTGAACCCGAACTACGTGCCGGCGCTCTACAACCTCGGGACGGCCGTCTCGCCCTCGTCGCCACAGGAGGCCGAGAACCTCTACCTGCAGGTGATCGCGATCCAGCCGGGCAACGCGAGCGCCCACCTCAACCTCGGCTACGTGTACCAGACGCTCGGCCACAAGGCCTCGGCGATCCAGCAGTTCGCGCTGGCGGTGCACTACCAGCCGGCCTTCATCTCCAACGTCCCCGCCGCCCTGAAGAAGGCGGTCCAAAAGGCGCTGCCGGCCCTCGCCTCGCCGACCACGACCGGAGGGGCCGGGGCGAACAAGGCGACGACGAAGTCACCAGCGAGCGGGATTTCCGGGCCTACCTAG
- a CDS encoding glycosyltransferase family 2 protein, producing the protein MTTTELSQPPATEPAALGEGEAGGLRISVVIPCLNEERSIAGCVDEALEGLAALGAKGEVVVADNGSTDRSVGLATEHGARVVQVSAKGYGSALRGGVAAADGEQIVAGDADGQHDFRELGRFVEKLDEGFDLVVGNRFGGVIAPGAMSWSHRYIGNPMLSGLLRLLFHPRVHDAQCGMRAFTRSSFQKMDTRTTGFELCPEMVVKAVRQHLRIGEVPITVRADARDRPPHLRTIPDGWRHLSFLLMCAPNYLFIAPGALLFAVGVAIVSWLFVGPQHLGGVPLDTRAELFGLVLASLGFQILSIGLFARVVSYAEPRRARSLGRFFKSLRLEQGLAVAGLLIAVGLGGGITEYVEWAKKGFGVLQDDRAVIFFAMWLVLGVQIGFASFFLSMIGVSRGTWLGEPT; encoded by the coding sequence TTGACGACAACTGAACTCTCGCAGCCGCCGGCGACGGAGCCCGCGGCGCTCGGCGAAGGGGAGGCGGGCGGGCTCCGGATCTCGGTCGTGATCCCCTGCCTCAACGAGGAGCGGTCGATCGCGGGCTGCGTCGACGAGGCCCTCGAGGGGCTGGCGGCGCTCGGCGCGAAGGGCGAGGTCGTCGTCGCCGACAACGGCTCGACGGACCGCTCGGTGGGCCTCGCCACCGAGCACGGGGCGCGCGTCGTGCAGGTGAGCGCCAAGGGCTACGGCAGCGCGCTGCGCGGTGGCGTCGCGGCGGCCGACGGCGAGCAGATCGTCGCCGGCGACGCCGACGGCCAGCACGACTTCCGCGAGCTCGGCCGCTTCGTCGAGAAGCTCGACGAGGGCTTCGACCTCGTGGTGGGCAACCGCTTCGGCGGCGTGATCGCCCCGGGGGCGATGAGCTGGAGCCACCGCTACATCGGCAACCCGATGCTCTCGGGCCTGTTGCGGCTGCTCTTCCACCCGAGGGTGCACGACGCACAGTGCGGGATGCGCGCCTTCACCCGCTCCTCGTTCCAGAAGATGGACACCCGCACGACCGGCTTCGAGCTCTGCCCCGAGATGGTCGTGAAGGCCGTCCGTCAGCACCTGCGCATCGGCGAGGTGCCGATCACGGTGCGCGCCGATGCCCGGGACCGGCCGCCCCACCTGCGGACGATCCCGGACGGCTGGCGGCACCTCAGCTTTTTGTTGATGTGCGCACCCAATTACCTGTTCATCGCCCCGGGCGCGCTGCTGTTCGCGGTCGGAGTAGCGATCGTGAGCTGGCTGTTCGTCGGCCCGCAGCACCTCGGGGGGGTGCCGCTCGACACTCGCGCCGAGCTCTTCGGCCTGGTGCTCGCCTCCCTCGGCTTCCAGATCCTCAGCATCGGCCTCTTCGCCCGCGTCGTGAGCTACGCGGAGCCACGGCGCGCCCGCTCGCTCGGCCGCTTCTTCAAGTCGCTCCGCCTCGAGCAGGGGCTCGCCGTGGCGGGGCTCCTCATCGCCGTCGGTCTGGGCGGCGGCATCACCGAGTACGTCGAGTGGGCGAAGAAGGGCTTCGGGGTGCTGCAGGACGACCGCGCCGTGATCTTCTTCGCGATGTGGCTCGTCCTCGGCGTCCAGATCGGCTTCGCCTCGTTCTTCCTCAGCATGATCGGGGTCAGTCGCGGCACCTGGCTCGGCGAGCCGACCTGA